The genome window GAAAACTCCTCATTTTCATCCCCATctgctttcttcttcttccttccggCATCCCCTACAGCTGACCCATTGGCAGTCCCCGACCCTGATCCCGAAGCCTCGCCCgcgtctctctcttctgcttcctGTTCTGCTTTTTGGAGGTCGATCTCTGCCTGAAGGTCGTCTTCCGTGGTGGGATGAGCGATCTGTGTGGCTTTCCCTCTTGCTGTCAAGGGAAGGGTGTGATATGTTGATGAAGCGAGATGAGCTGCGTAGGAATacaagatgaggatgaaatAGATCTATGAAGGAGGAATCAACGTCAGCATGCATGTTCAAGGATGACTCACACCTTGTAGAATTGTCATGTATGGAGATGGTGCATAACAAATGTGACTTGACCGAAGTTCGAACTGACCTTCAATAACCACCCCGCAACAAGAGTCCAGACAGCGAACCCCTTCTCTGCCTCCCATATATCCCCGGCCAGAGCCACTCTCAGCTCATCCAGTGCTTCCGTCTGATCAGCCGTCGGCTGTCTGATCTCTCCTCGCGAAAGAGCGAGGTCAATCAGATCTTGTTGCGCTTGAGAATTGATCGTTCGTCGTCCGTCGTGCGGGACCGAGTACCAATAGGTTTCAAAGAAAATGTAGTGGAATACagagacgatgaggtggtcgagggcGTAGAggtgggaaagaaggagtgTGGGTGAGGCGGTTTCCTGTaggaggaaggcgagaCGATCCCGTGATGCAGTGCGTTCATGACGGTTGACCAAGAGCGAGATGCGAGAAGGGGTTTGCATACGGGTCAGCGGGCTCTCGTCGCGAACgtggagatggaacgaGCACTCACAGCTTTGACGACTCTCAGACCCCATAGGAAAGCGAACAGCGTCCCTGTCGAATACGCATAGAACAGTAATTGCACAAACGACCCTCCCACTAGAATCGTTATCAGACCATACAGTCCTGCCACTTTGTTGATGAGCTAGCGTACGGCACGATGTCAGCGACTCTGATCTGATGTATCAGTGCAGTGTACGAGGTGTCAATCTACTCACTCCGAAGAGCAGGATGATCTCGGCCCCTGACACGGCCACGATTCATCAGCGACGATACACGCAGCAACATGACAAGACACTGATCGCGTACCAAGCTTGATATCTAGCAGCCCCAAGAATGAACCGAATATTTCGCTGGCCCTCGGCCGTCTGACGCTGATCTTCATGTGGAACGAATGGTTGAAATGCAAGGACTAGTGATGTCAAATCAGTCGTGTTTACAACAATTGAActtcgaggtggacgacTGGCGTCCAAGATGTCTCGCTTCACGCTTCGCCTAGGCTATGATGAGACTGATAGCCCGCTGTGCATTGGTCAACCTGATATTTTGGTCTTTCTCGTTTGATTCCGTACGACCCGTCCTCTGTGCCACACTCATTTGCTTCGGGAATACCAAAACAATTTGCCGAGGAGAAACTCATTCCAACGATTTGTGCGAATTGGCATCCAGTTTGACGGTGTGCGTTTTGGTGCTTGCTTGCTCGCTGCATACACTACGTGCTCCGCCATCGAACCCCTCGTCACTTGAAACCTCCTTGATCAACCGTCAAACGACTCTTTGTCTCTTCTCACCAACCAACAAAAAATCGACAAGCAACATGGCCGCCACCTCTCAGCAGATCtccaagaagagaaagttcGTCGCCGACGGTGTCTTCCAGGCCGAGCTCAACGACTTCTTGTGAGTATCAGTATCAGCAGCGGTCAAGCAGGACTCAGATCGGTGGTGGATGTCGATGGGATGAATGGGGTTGGAGTTTAGCATTTGAGGAAGGGGATTGAGAGCGATTAGTCGAGAACGTTGGAGgaatgatgagagagataTTGGCAGACGGATCGCTGACTATGTGttccttcccatcctgtCTTCACCCAATATCGACATTGCATTCCCACTACAACCTATGTCCCCTCGATCTTCGCTGAACCAATACAACCCACCCCTTTTTCACCCTCGCAGCACCCGTGAACTCGCCGAGGAAGGTTACTCTGGATGTGAAGTTCGAGTCACCCACGCCCGAAccgagatcatcatccgtGCCACCCACACCCAGGAAGTCCTCGGTGACAAGGGTCGACGAATCCGAGAGCTCAAGGCtctcgtcgagaagaggttcAAGTTCCCCGAGAACGCTCTCGAGCTCTACGCCGAGAAGGTCAACTTCCGAGGTCTTTCCGCTACTGCCCAAGCCGAGTCCTTGAGGTACAAGCTTCTCGGTGGTCTTGCCATGCGACGGTGAGTGGTCGAGTTCTCTGACCTTCTGATTTTCTAGACCCTGCCACACTTCTCTACCGGATCTAGCTAAatatcttcatctcgaTTGCAGAGCTTGTTACGGTGTCCTTCGATTCGTCATGGAGTCCGGCGCCAAGGGTTGTGAGGTCGTCGTCTCCGGTAAACTCCGTGCCGCCCGTGCCAAGTCCATGAAGTTCACCGACGGTTTCATGGTCCACTCTGGTCAGCCCGCTCGTGACTACATTGACTACGCCGTCCGACATGTCCTTCTCCGACAGGGTGTTCTCGGTatcaaggtcaagatgtgagtgggactGTCAAGTTTCCACTTTGATCTATTACAGTACTGATACTGTGTTTTACAGTATGAAGCCTTTCGACCCCGAGGGCAAGCAAGGTCCTTCCAAGAACCTCCCCGACGTCATCAACATGGTCGAGTAAGCGTCTTCATATCCTATAGGTTTATCAGCGTAGCGCTGAcctttctccctttcctcacCCAGCCCCAAGGCCGAGGCCCCCATCGAGATCCGATCCGAGCACAAGGAACCCCAAGTGCAGGCTATCCCCCCTCCCGCCGCCGCTCCTCAGCAGGAAGCTGCTCCCGAGGCTCAGTACTAGACTTTGGAGTTGGAGTAGCAGTTGGGTCTTGTATGATAGGATGGTCTGATGGATTTGCATTCACACCATTGTTGCATTGGGTTTCGGGCTTCGGGGACAGCAAGGCTTTGCAGGGAAATTCGACTAGATCGCTCGCAATCCAACAAAAACTCAGATGTCAGAGGAATACAGCTCATTGATCAATGACCCGAACTTTCCTATGGTCGATGTTACAGAGGAGCAGACTAATCACGGACACATGATTACTGGGCACGTCGCACCGATGCGGGACGACCACCGATGGCGATCGCTGTCACTCGTTGGATTGGTTATCTCACATGTCGGTATCTTGTATAAAAGGTTGCGCACATCAGTATAAGAAAGATTTAAGGGCTCCCTTGTTGACCCCCTTCAGATATTTTCCCCTCCTCATTCACgactctcttcctttcatGAGTTCTATCATCGATCTTGTACCCCCGGTCTACACTCCGACCATTCACCGGCTGTTCTAGTACTGTCTAAGATGTCAGTGTCTTATCTCCTTTCCCGCCAAAGTGGATTTTGAACTCACAACGTAAGGTACGATCTTGTACGGGACGAGCTCGCAGTACTGAGCAGATCAATTGTCATGAGTCCCACCGTGACCCAACGAGCTGCTTCTACcatactcaccttgtcccaATCCTTGCCATACTTCTTCCTGCAAgcttcatcgtccctcATTTGCCTGtgaacgagaaggatgacaaagaagatgatgtaGTAGTATGTCAAAGGAGTGTTGAACCCCGTAGGAAGACACCAGCCGAGGCTGTAGCGTGTCAAATCAGCATTGCCAAATCTTTGGCTGAGAAAGCAAGAGGACTCACGCGATGAGCCAATCGCCAAAGTAGTTCTGTTAGTCAAGCAATGATTAGCTGAATCGGATCTTTTTCATGTATCATCAGCTGACTCACGGGATGCCTCGAACGTCCCCACCAGCCAGAAGTCAATAATCTCGTGCCCCGTTCGGTCTGCATAAATTCGAGGTCTAAGCCCGGAGTGATATCAGCCATCGCCTCCCGGCGCCCCAGCAGGAGAAGTTTGACCACTAAGGTCATTCCCCCGCACTCACTCTTGGGGTTCCTGCCCGCTCTGAAGTTTCCCTTCTCATTGTTGGCCGACCTGAATATATAGACTCCAGCAGCCTCAATCACGACGATCACAGCTGTACAGACAGGGCCGAGAGTGATATGGTTGAAAGCGAGGTAACGAGCTTGAAGACCGTAGGTGAATGGCACCCATGTGAGATCACCGAACGAAAGCATGAAGCCGAACCCGTCTGTTGTGATGTCCATCTGGTTGAGGATGGTATGCTGAAGTCAGATTGTCAGCGTTGTGTGCAGTCGGTAGAAAGTAGAAAGGAATGTAGACGTTTGCTTGATCAAGTTAGGGGTAACACCCTATAAAATTGGAAGACTTACCTCCTGGATCAAACAGTCGACCGTATACCAACCCTCAAACACCAACACAAGCAACATGCTATCGGTAATCTTACCGAGTCGGACATATTGCTCACACGCGCATGAGATGTTGAGGATTGCCCAGAGGATCATACCCGGTCGGACCTCGTTGAAGGTCTTGAGGTCGAAAGAGGGGAATCCGGGCGGATGAGGGTTGAGAGGTCGACCCATGAAAAACTACAAAGGTGGGAAGAGTGCCAAGATCAATTTTGGAACAGTGCAGAGCGGGGTTAGAGTGACGGATGATTTGCATGCCACTATGATGCTTTATGCTTGAAACGGGCAGGACGATCAGAACTCACATCATATATGACATTGCCCGAGTTCGCACCAAGGGACAGCAGTTCCTTCGATTGATAGCTCCAAGCGTAAACAAACGCAGCTTGAGCGATGGACATTACGAGACTGGCAGATATAAGAGGGACGAAATGGTCGTAGAGCCATGTGTACGCTTGGATACCCCCTGGCTGGATGATTATTCCGACAGAGATACCGAGAGTGAGAATGAGTGTGTAGAGGCCTAGATCACAGATAATCAGCATTGCGATGTTTAGTAGACCAggcagagaaggaaagaggagcaGAGGACGAATAGACGGTCGAGGAATGCACTTGATACTCACCGTTCATCTTGTAAGTCTTTCGGGTACCGTCCCTCAACAGATTACCTTGGATGACTTCTCCCGGTAAGACCATCCAGCAAACGATGCAGAAAGCATACCAAACTCCATAAACGGCAGCTGCTCTCCCATCCCAAAAGTATCCTGCTGCACTAGGGAAATTACCGACCAAATTCCAGGCGtccttccatccattcACAGAGGTGGGTGTACATCCTACTGCATCGTTACatgcgaagaagaagatgtagGTGAATAAGGgagcgaggaaggtgatCGCTCCTGTACCGATGGGTCCGAAGAACTCGTGAGGTATCGATTTGGGGTTCAGTTGATCGTACGTCAGTGGTGTGGGATGAGCAGGTAGTGTTAGATGCGTGGTAGCAGTGATCACAGTGGTGGTCGTCCCTTCTTCcggagtggaagatgttgtGTCGGCCATTGTGCTTTGTATTGTCAagtcgttgttgttgttgatggtgaaagaaggaaaagagaggTGCCAGATGGAGAAAATAAAGTTGATGATTTATCATTTTCGGTATTTGGACGCGATCGATttgttgatgacgatgagacgATATCTTGTAACAAACGAACCCTGAAAAGGCCGCCCAGAGACGTTATTCAGATGTGAGGGAGGATGTGAGGATTCATGTTCATGCACAATATCATAAAGTCACAGAAGGGGTATGAGACATGAGTGTGCGTGGTATACATACATGAACGTATGAGTTGTCCTTTCTTTGTCGTCCGACTGTCCTCAGCCTCAAAGCGGAAGGAAGCACGGGCTCTGAGACATCATACTTGCCCTCGTTCCTCCTTCAAAACCTCACTCAACCAGTTGCCCAGCTTCTTTTCCATGGCTAGTAAGACTTTGCTCGCGTACGGATCTAATGAAGGACCAGATTGACTCGTTAATGAAGGGgggagcgagagcgagaggtgGATCTGATTGGAAGGGAATTTTCGAGCTGAAAAGTATGATGGACTTAGCTCAAGTTGTCAATACATACATTAGATCATGATGATAGATGGGGTGATGGTCAACTTTCGACTGTGTCGACCTATGTCGCAGGCTTGCGACGAGACTTACCCAGCCGTTGAGACATTGGAAGAGCGATATCTGAGGCTCCGGACCTGAATATCGGTGTAGCAGTGACCGGTATGTTCTGTGCCATGGACGAGTGTCAGCAGGTGTTTCCAGCTTCACTCAGCTGAGCACAGTGAAGCATGGCCGAGGACATGACAAAGCCGTAATACTCACCCCTCTCGCAGGCATCGCCACGCTCCAATCACTGGccaacttcttctccccacCCGCAATGATCGaaacctcttctcccagcTGGGTGGGAGGTCCTGCACCCACCCAAACCACGAgtgtggaggtgagtcgggtCAACTGGAATTGGAACGAAGGGGACGAAGGTAGTGGGGACGGAAGGTTTGTATGGTGAATCTTGATCTGAGGTCGCAATTCCGACATGTTGATGAAGTTTGCTCTATGCAAGATTTGGTGGAGTCAAGCGTTGGTCTGCTTATCACCACTGACCTGATGCTTAGTTGTGATACCGATGCTATCGTAGAGTGAAAGACCACTACTGCTACGAAGACATTGTGGTTCAAGTACCCGTTCGGCACCGACCGGCCTCCACTTCGGACAACTCAAACGtaactcacctctttctctcccgCCCATGGGCACCTTGTCTTCACATTCGCTCTTCAaagaacgagaacgagaagtACGCTCATGAACGGCAGACAATACAACACCATGGCAGATCTTACGCCACCCTCATCTAACAACAATACTCCACAACGTTCTCTCCAAccagacgaggacgaatctccttctcccactcGTCAACAccacaccaccacc of Kwoniella newhampshirensis strain CBS 13917 chromosome 3, whole genome shotgun sequence contains these proteins:
- a CDS encoding 40S ribosomal protein uS3 produces the protein MAATSQQISKKRKFVADGVFQAELNDFFTRELAEEGYSGCEVRVTHARTEIIIRATHTQEVLGDKGRRIRELKALVEKRFKFPENALELYAEKVNFRGLSATAQAESLRYKLLGGLAMRRACYGVLRFVMESGAKGCEVVVSGKLRAARAKSMKFTDGFMVHSGQPARDYIDYAVRHVLLRQGVLGIKVKIMKPFDPEGKQGPSKNLPDVINMVDPKAEAPIEIRSEHKEPQVQAIPPPAAAPQQEAAPEAQY